In a single window of the Sphingobium cloacae genome:
- a CDS encoding SRPBCC family protein, whose product MKEETTLDFNMSALRVWSLLSDLKGYARWHPVYRIAGEAERGAEMDVTWLLFKGDRKMTTQMVINRLVKPQLIGWQMGVRGFLTFDERYEIEPIANGVRIHHSVECRGIVGALVGRMMRKGLRRTMRIQDAAFLALLRRQSRLPGQSMRQRRRPLKSPPGGHAAND is encoded by the coding sequence ATGAAGGAAGAAACCACACTCGATTTCAATATGTCGGCGCTGCGCGTCTGGTCGCTGCTCTCCGATTTGAAGGGCTATGCGCGCTGGCACCCGGTCTATCGCATAGCGGGAGAAGCCGAACGCGGCGCGGAAATGGATGTCACCTGGCTGCTGTTCAAAGGCGACCGGAAGATGACGACGCAAATGGTCATCAACAGGCTGGTCAAGCCGCAACTGATTGGCTGGCAGATGGGCGTACGGGGGTTTTTGACCTTCGACGAGCGTTACGAGATCGAGCCCATCGCGAACGGTGTTCGCATCCACCATTCGGTCGAGTGCCGGGGCATCGTCGGGGCCTTGGTGGGCCGCATGATGCGCAAAGGGCTGCGGCGGACGATGCGGATACAGGATGCCGCGTTCCTCGCGCTTCTGCGCCGGCAATCGCGCCTTCCGGGGCAATCCATGCGCCAGCGAAGACGCCCCCTCAAATCACCGCCCGGTGGCCATGCGGCCAATGATTGA